From Mytilus galloprovincialis chromosome 9, xbMytGall1.hap1.1, whole genome shotgun sequence, the proteins below share one genomic window:
- the LOC143046096 gene encoding large ribosomal subunit protein mL62-like — MALRAFCNKCLFNSSFKQLASFQRHGFKSIYSIDKIYPNSNPDILKENRLEPVKPGFTGFIPVEKLEIKSSRGSGPGGQSVNKSNNKVEIRFHVASADWIPDNLKDKFLEQEKNRINKEGYFITMSHKTRKHILNQSDCINKIRTAIYECMIEREPPSEEHLEKLNKRLEKQQRERLREKRSHSLKKQDRKTL; from the exons ATGGCACTTCGAGCTTTTTGtaacaaatgtttatttaattCGTCGTTTAAGCAATTGGCAAGTTTTCAACGCCATGGTTTTAAGAGCATATACAGCATAGACAAAATCTACCCGAATAGCAATCCTGATATTTTAAAAGAG aACAGATTAGAGCCAGTAAAGCCTGGTTTTACAGGATTCATCCCAGTTG aaaaattaGAGATAAAAAGTTCTAGAGGAAGTGGACCAGGAGGCCAAAGTGTTAACAAAT CAAATAATAAAGTAGAAATAAGATTCCATGTTGCCTCTGCTGATTGGATACCTGACAACCTTAAAGACAAATTTCTTGAGCAG gaaaaaaacagAATTAATAAAGAAGGATATTTTATAACTATGTCTCATAAAACACGTAAACATATATTAAATCAAAGtgattgtataaataaaatcagGACAGCCATATATGAATGTATGATTGAAAGAGAACCTCCATCAGAAGAGCATTTAGAGAAACTGAATAAAAG gCTAGAGAAACAACAAAGGGAACGGTTACGTGAGAAAAGGAGTCATTCTTTGAAGAAACAGGACAGAAAAACTTTATGA